One segment of Marvinbryantia formatexigens DSM 14469 DNA contains the following:
- a CDS encoding CPBP family intramembrane glutamic endopeptidase: MFWEWADKTGRVIGPVLVHYLVIVIISMMGLHADAAFLTSMAAVIVLPLFWRMYKKDGALCGRGEERRLSAASCLQIAALGIVCNLVLTLVINGILSFFSFSNQTQEALFASNLIVQVVGIGIIVPIMEEVLFRGIVYNRLKGYTKNAKSAAILAAVIFAVYHGNVVQMLFAFPMALILIAVYEKWGTLRADITFHMAVNLSSVILTAILSSR, translated from the coding sequence ATGTTCTGGGAATGGGCGGATAAAACCGGAAGAGTTATCGGACCGGTGCTTGTGCATTATCTTGTGATAGTTATAATAAGTATGATGGGGCTGCATGCAGATGCAGCCTTTCTGACAAGCATGGCGGCAGTGATTGTACTGCCGTTGTTTTGGCGCATGTACAAAAAAGACGGCGCGCTCTGCGGCCGCGGGGAGGAGAGAAGGCTTTCCGCAGCCTCCTGTCTGCAGATTGCGGCGCTTGGCATTGTCTGCAATCTGGTGCTGACATTGGTGATAAACGGGATTCTTTCTTTCTTTTCTTTTTCCAATCAGACGCAGGAGGCGCTGTTTGCCAGCAATCTTATCGTACAGGTCGTTGGGATCGGGATAATCGTTCCGATTATGGAAGAAGTTTTATTCCGGGGTATTGTATATAATCGTCTGAAGGGTTATACTAAAAATGCGAAATCCGCCGCAATTCTGGCGGCAGTGATTTTTGCCGTGTATCATGGAAATGTGGTCCAGATGCTGTTTGCGTTTCCGATGGCGCTGATACTGATTGCGGTATATGAAAAATGGGGGACGCTGCGGGCGGACATCACCTTCCATATGGCGGTGAATTTAAGTTCCGTGATTCTTACGGCAATATTAAGCAGCAGATAA
- a CDS encoding aminopeptidase, translated as MDRKNVWSSYSKKQLAELEKLNKEYRHFLDHGKTERECIKEAVKLAKEAGYRDLQEVIKKKETLSEGDKVYAVCMEKTIAMFHIGSKDIEKGMNILGAHVDSPRLDLKQNPLYEDTELAYLDTHYYGGIKKYQWVTIPLALHGVVAKKDGSMVDICIGEKEDDPVFCITDLLVHLSGEQLEKKAAKVVEGEALNLLIGNIPLEDKEETAVKANILKLLKQQYDIEEDDFLSAELEVVPAGKARECGLDRSMVLAYGHDDRVCAYTSLAAMLDMKKVKRTACCILVDKEEIGSVGATGMQSRFFENTVAELLNCMGDYSDIKLRRVLANSRMLSSDVSAAYDPEFASAFEKKNTAYFAHGIVFNKYTGSRGKSGSNDANAEYMAQLRATLEKHEVAFQTAELGKVDFGGGGTIAYILALYGMQVIDCGVAVLNMHAPWEIVSKADVYEAKRCYNAFLTE; from the coding sequence ATGGACAGAAAAAATGTGTGGAGCAGCTACAGCAAAAAGCAGCTTGCAGAGCTGGAGAAGCTGAACAAAGAGTACCGCCATTTCCTGGACCACGGGAAAACGGAGCGGGAGTGTATCAAAGAAGCGGTGAAGCTGGCAAAAGAAGCGGGCTACCGCGACCTGCAGGAGGTCATTAAGAAAAAAGAGACGCTCTCCGAGGGCGATAAGGTCTATGCTGTCTGCATGGAAAAGACGATCGCGATGTTCCATATCGGAAGCAAGGATATCGAAAAGGGCATGAACATCCTGGGCGCCCATGTGGATTCCCCGCGTCTGGATTTAAAGCAGAATCCGCTGTACGAGGACACGGAGCTTGCATATCTTGACACGCATTACTACGGCGGCATCAAGAAATACCAGTGGGTGACGATTCCGCTGGCGCTGCACGGCGTGGTGGCGAAGAAGGACGGAAGCATGGTGGATATCTGCATCGGCGAGAAGGAGGACGATCCGGTATTCTGCATCACCGACCTTCTGGTGCATCTTTCCGGCGAGCAGCTTGAGAAGAAGGCGGCAAAGGTAGTCGAGGGCGAGGCGTTAAACCTTCTCATCGGCAATATTCCGCTGGAGGATAAGGAAGAGACGGCGGTAAAGGCAAATATCTTAAAGCTTTTAAAACAGCAGTATGATATCGAGGAGGATGACTTCCTCTCCGCGGAGCTGGAGGTGGTTCCGGCGGGAAAAGCGAGAGAGTGCGGACTGGACCGCAGCATGGTGCTCGCGTACGGACACGACGACCGTGTGTGCGCCTACACCTCCCTGGCGGCGATGCTGGATATGAAAAAGGTAAAGCGGACAGCGTGCTGTATCCTTGTTGATAAAGAGGAAATCGGCAGCGTCGGTGCGACCGGTATGCAGTCACGTTTCTTTGAGAATACGGTGGCGGAGCTTCTGAACTGCATGGGAGATTATTCCGATATTAAGCTGCGCAGAGTGCTGGCAAATTCGCGGATGCTCTCTTCGGATGTAAGCGCGGCTTACGACCCGGAATTTGCGTCGGCGTTTGAGAAAAAGAATACGGCATACTTCGCACATGGCATCGTATTTAATAAGTATACCGGGTCGAGAGGAAAATCCGGTTCCAATGACGCCAACGCGGAATATATGGCGCAGCTTCGCGCAACGCTGGAGAAGCACGAGGTGGCGTTCCAGACAGCGGAGCTTGGAAAGGTGGATTTCGGCGGCGGCGGAACGATTGCCTATATTCTTGCTCTGTACGGTATGCAGGTGATTGACTGCGGCGTGGCGGTGCTGAATATGCATGCGCCGTGGGAGATTGTCAGCAAGGCGGATGTTTATGAGGCGAAGCGCTGCTATAATGCATTTCTGACGGAGTAG
- the lepB gene encoding signal peptidase I: MKKEILSWIGCFAVAIAAALFIVTFIGQRVEVDGRSMEPTLEDKDNLICDKISYRFSEPERFDIVVIYPYEGSKQERWIKRIIGLPGEEVRIDLDGNIYINGEILEESYGKEVIADPGMAIEPIQLGEDEYWVMGDNRNHSSDSRVIGPVTKDRIIGKAFVRIYPFSKIGFIKHQ; the protein is encoded by the coding sequence ATGAAAAAAGAGATTTTAAGCTGGATAGGATGTTTTGCGGTCGCGATTGCGGCGGCGCTGTTTATTGTAACATTTATCGGACAGAGAGTGGAGGTCGACGGGCGCTCTATGGAGCCGACGCTGGAGGATAAGGACAATCTTATCTGTGATAAAATCAGCTACCGCTTCAGCGAACCGGAGCGCTTTGATATTGTTGTGATTTACCCCTATGAGGGCAGTAAACAGGAACGCTGGATTAAGCGTATCATCGGTCTTCCGGGAGAAGAGGTGCGCATCGACCTGGACGGAAACATCTATATCAACGGGGAGATTCTGGAGGAATCCTACGGCAAGGAAGTGATCGCAGACCCCGGTATGGCGATTGAGCCGATTCAGCTTGGCGAGGATGAATACTGGGTGATGGGTGACAACCGCAATCACAGCAGCGACAGCCGCGTGATTGGTCCGGTGACAAAAGACCGCATCATCGGAAAAGCGTTTGTGCGTATTTATCCCTTCAGCAAGATTGGATTTATCAAACATCAGTAG
- a CDS encoding phosphoribosylformylglycinamidine synthase: MGNVKRVYVEKKPAFAVQAKELRHEIRSYLGISGLTGVRVLIRYDVENISEEVFEKACKTVFSEPPVDTLYQETFPMGESDRVFSVEYLPGQFDQRADSAEQCVRFLNEEENPVIRSATTYVIEGTLTEEEFAAVKSHCINPVDSRETGMEKPETLVMVFEEPADIQIFDGFCNLEEAPLKELYSSLNLAMTFKDFQHIQHYFKDEEKRDPSMTEIRVLDTYWSDHCRHTTFSTELKDITFGEGDYKEPIVGTYEKYLADRAELFKGRDDKFVCLMDLALLAMRKLKKEGKLDDQEESDEINACSIVVPVEIDGKTEEWLVNFKNETHNHPTEIEPFGGAATCLGGAIRDPLSGRTYVYQAMRVTGAADPTVSVKETLKGKLPQKKLVRGAAKGYSSYGNQIGLATGYVKEIYHPDYVAKRMEIGAVMGAAPRKDVKRLTSDPGDIIILLGGRTGRDGIGGATGSSKVHTEASIEVCGAEVQKGNAPTERKIQRMFRRPEVSRLIKKCNDFGAGGVSVAIGELAPGLQIYLDKVPKKYAGLDGTEIAISESQERMAVVVDPKDVEEFLKYANEENLEAVEVAVVTESPRLVLIWRDKEIVNISRAFLDTNGAHQETSVFVEIPSEKDKYFRRDEVADVRAKWLDTLSDLNGCSQKGLVEMFDSSIGAGSVLMPYGGKYQLTETQAMVAKLPVLEGKTDTVTMMAYGFDPYLSSWSPYHGAIYAVLESVAKIVAGGGDYRKIRLTFQEYFRRMTEDPKRWSQPFAALLGAYDAQLGFGLPSIGGKDSMSGTFNEIDVPPTLVSFAVDVASDKTMVTPELKKAGNKLVLLTIEKDKYDLPVYEQVKDQYGKFFEDVKAGRIVSAYTVDGKGLALALAKMAFGNGLGVKVEHNVDERDLFTAGFGNIVAEVPDGKVGELSITYTVIGEVLADAHLEHKNVSISLEEALEAWKRPLESVFKTVSGENGGTAFLEEMQEDAAKADALADSAEPEGAAAVSLTAGDGPIAVFLAGKLNPQDGAIFEDGVYKTDKVYICKHKVAKPRVFIPVFPGTNCEYDSTKAFERAGAEVDVKVFKNLTAEDIRDSVNIFEKAIDQAQIIMFPGGFSAGDEPDGSAKFFATAFQNAKMKEAVMRLLNERDGLALGICNGFQALIKLGLVPHGEIVGQTADSPTLTFNTIGRHISKMVYTRVVSNKSPWLRLATPGATYCNPASHGEGRFVANAGWLEKLFANGQVATQYVSPDGELDVNNEEWNVNGSYLAIEGITSPDGRVLGKMAHCERRGDSVAINIYGEQDIKIFESGVAYFQ; encoded by the coding sequence ATGGGTAACGTAAAGAGAGTTTATGTGGAAAAGAAACCGGCTTTTGCCGTGCAGGCGAAGGAACTGAGGCACGAAATACGCAGCTATCTCGGAATCTCCGGGCTGACCGGCGTGCGCGTGCTGATTCGCTATGATGTGGAAAATATTTCGGAGGAAGTATTCGAAAAAGCGTGCAAGACGGTGTTTTCAGAGCCGCCGGTAGACACCCTTTATCAGGAAACTTTTCCAATGGGGGAGAGCGACCGCGTTTTCTCTGTAGAGTATCTGCCGGGGCAGTTTGATCAGCGGGCGGATTCTGCCGAGCAGTGTGTGCGGTTTTTGAATGAAGAGGAAAATCCGGTCATCCGCTCGGCGACGACCTATGTTATTGAGGGAACGCTGACGGAGGAAGAATTTGCAGCGGTAAAGAGCCACTGCATCAACCCGGTGGATTCCCGTGAGACGGGCATGGAAAAGCCGGAGACACTGGTGATGGTGTTCGAGGAACCGGCGGATATTCAGATTTTTGACGGCTTCTGCAATCTGGAGGAAGCGCCGCTGAAGGAGCTGTATTCCTCTCTGAACCTCGCCATGACCTTTAAGGATTTCCAGCATATCCAGCATTATTTTAAGGATGAGGAAAAACGCGACCCGTCCATGACGGAAATCCGTGTGCTGGATACCTACTGGTCAGACCACTGCCGTCACACGACTTTCTCCACAGAGCTGAAGGATATTACCTTCGGCGAGGGCGATTATAAGGAGCCGATCGTCGGCACCTATGAGAAATATCTGGCGGACCGTGCGGAGCTTTTCAAAGGGCGCGACGACAAATTTGTCTGCCTGATGGACCTGGCTCTGCTGGCGATGCGCAAGCTGAAAAAAGAGGGAAAGCTGGATGACCAGGAGGAATCCGATGAAATCAACGCCTGCAGCATTGTGGTGCCGGTGGAGATTGACGGAAAAACGGAAGAATGGCTGGTAAACTTTAAGAACGAGACGCACAACCATCCGACGGAGATTGAGCCGTTCGGAGGCGCGGCGACCTGCCTTGGCGGCGCTATCCGTGACCCGCTCTCCGGCAGAACCTACGTATATCAGGCAATGCGTGTGACCGGCGCCGCAGACCCGACCGTATCGGTGAAGGAGACTCTGAAGGGCAAGCTGCCGCAGAAAAAGCTGGTGCGCGGCGCGGCAAAGGGTTATTCCTCCTATGGAAACCAGATTGGTCTGGCAACCGGTTATGTAAAAGAGATTTATCATCCGGATTATGTGGCAAAGCGTATGGAAATCGGCGCGGTGATGGGCGCGGCTCCCAGAAAGGATGTAAAGAGACTGACATCTGACCCCGGCGATATTATCATCCTGCTGGGCGGACGCACCGGACGCGACGGCATTGGCGGCGCTACCGGTTCCTCGAAGGTGCACACCGAGGCTTCCATCGAGGTATGCGGCGCGGAGGTGCAGAAAGGTAATGCGCCGACGGAGCGCAAGATTCAGCGTATGTTCCGCCGCCCGGAGGTGAGCCGTCTAATAAAGAAATGCAACGATTTTGGAGCGGGCGGTGTTTCCGTCGCTATCGGCGAGCTGGCGCCGGGACTGCAGATTTACCTCGACAAGGTTCCGAAAAAGTACGCCGGTCTGGACGGCACGGAGATTGCGATTTCCGAATCCCAGGAGCGTATGGCGGTGGTTGTGGACCCCAAAGATGTGGAAGAATTTCTGAAATACGCCAATGAGGAAAACCTGGAAGCGGTAGAGGTGGCTGTTGTCACGGAAAGCCCGCGTCTGGTGCTCATCTGGAGAGATAAAGAGATTGTAAATATCAGCCGTGCCTTCCTCGATACCAACGGCGCGCATCAGGAGACCAGCGTGTTTGTGGAGATTCCGTCTGAGAAGGACAAATATTTCCGCAGGGACGAGGTGGCGGATGTCCGGGCGAAATGGCTGGATACTTTGAGTGATTTAAACGGCTGCTCCCAGAAGGGGCTTGTGGAAATGTTCGACAGCTCCATCGGCGCAGGCAGCGTGCTGATGCCGTATGGCGGAAAATATCAGCTCACTGAAACGCAGGCGATGGTGGCGAAGCTTCCGGTGCTGGAAGGAAAAACAGATACAGTAACGATGATGGCTTACGGCTTCGACCCGTATCTGTCGAGCTGGAGCCCGTATCACGGTGCGATCTATGCGGTGCTGGAGTCGGTGGCGAAAATTGTGGCGGGCGGCGGCGATTACCGAAAGATCCGTCTTACCTTCCAGGAGTATTTCCGCCGCATGACGGAGGATCCGAAGCGCTGGAGCCAGCCGTTTGCGGCGCTGCTCGGCGCATACGACGCACAGCTTGGCTTTGGACTGCCGTCCATCGGCGGCAAGGATTCCATGTCCGGAACCTTCAATGAAATTGATGTTCCGCCGACGCTGGTTTCCTTTGCGGTGGATGTGGCGAGCGATAAGACGATGGTGACACCGGAGCTGAAAAAGGCTGGCAATAAGCTGGTGCTGCTGACGATTGAAAAGGATAAATACGATTTGCCGGTCTATGAGCAGGTGAAAGACCAGTATGGAAAATTCTTTGAGGATGTAAAGGCGGGCAGAATCGTCTCCGCATATACTGTGGACGGAAAGGGACTGGCGCTGGCGCTTGCCAAGATGGCGTTTGGAAACGGTCTCGGCGTGAAGGTGGAGCACAATGTCGACGAGCGCGATTTGTTTACCGCCGGTTTCGGAAACATTGTGGCAGAGGTCCCGGACGGAAAGGTAGGCGAGCTTTCCATCACCTATACCGTAATCGGCGAGGTGCTTGCGGATGCGCATCTGGAGCATAAGAATGTATCGATTTCTCTGGAGGAAGCGCTGGAGGCGTGGAAGCGTCCGCTGGAGAGCGTATTTAAGACGGTTTCCGGAGAAAATGGCGGCACGGCTTTCCTGGAGGAAATGCAGGAGGATGCTGCAAAAGCGGATGCCCTGGCAGACAGCGCAGAGCCGGAGGGGGCTGCGGCAGTTTCTCTGACAGCGGGCGACGGACCGATAGCAGTATTCCTTGCGGGCAAATTAAATCCACAGGACGGTGCAATCTTTGAGGACGGCGTTTACAAAACGGACAAGGTTTATATCTGCAAACATAAAGTCGCAAAGCCGCGCGTGTTTATTCCGGTATTTCCGGGCACGAACTGCGAGTACGACAGCACAAAGGCTTTCGAGCGCGCAGGAGCGGAGGTAGACGTTAAGGTATTTAAGAATCTGACGGCGGAGGATATCCGTGATTCTGTAAATATTTTTGAGAAGGCGATTGACCAGGCGCAGATTATTATGTTCCCCGGCGGCTTCTCCGCGGGCGACGAGCCGGACGGCTCCGCGAAATTCTTTGCGACGGCGTTCCAGAACGCGAAGATGAAGGAAGCGGTTATGCGTCTGCTCAATGAGCGCGATGGTCTGGCGCTCGGCATCTGCAACGGCTTCCAGGCGCTGATTAAGCTTGGCCTGGTGCCGCACGGTGAGATTGTCGGACAGACGGCGGATTCCCCGACGCTGACCTTCAATACCATCGGACGTCATATCTCGAAGATGGTTTACACCAGGGTGGTATCGAACAAATCCCCGTGGCTGCGTCTGGCGACACCGGGCGCGACCTACTGCAACCCGGCTTCCCACGGCGAGGGACGCTTCGTGGCAAATGCCGGATGGCTGGAAAAGCTGTTCGCCAACGGACAGGTGGCGACGCAGTATGTATCCCCGGACGGCGAGCTGGATGTGAACAATGAAGAGTGGAACGTCAACGGCTCCTATCTGGCAATCGAGGGCATTACCAGTCCGGACGGACGTGTGCTGGGCAAGATGGCGCACTGTGAGCGCCGCGGCGATTCCGTAGCGATCAACATTTACGGTGAGCAGGATATTAAGATTTTCGAATCCGGCGTGGCGTATTTTCAATAA
- the pduL gene encoding PduL/EutD family phosphate acyltransferase, with amino-acid sequence MKSKIPIEISAKHIHLCREDFEALFGEGRELTFVKELSQPGQFLAKERLTIEGPRGQMEHVAILGPFRKETQVELAITDTRKLGIEKVIRQSGDIAGTPGCRLIGPNASLDLEKGVIVAKRHIHMTPSDAYRMHVKDNEEVFVITQSYERALIYANVVVRVHPDYVLAMHVDTDEGNAFDHSEEQYGVILKLFDGNAYSLSDWADELLSGIQR; translated from the coding sequence ATGAAATCGAAGATACCGATTGAGATCTCGGCAAAGCATATTCATCTTTGCCGGGAGGATTTTGAAGCCTTATTCGGGGAAGGGCGCGAGCTGACCTTTGTTAAGGAACTCAGCCAGCCGGGACAGTTCCTGGCAAAGGAGCGCCTGACGATCGAGGGACCCCGCGGTCAGATGGAGCATGTGGCGATTCTGGGACCTTTCCGGAAGGAAACGCAGGTGGAGCTGGCGATCACGGACACGCGCAAGCTCGGCATTGAAAAGGTCATCCGTCAGTCGGGCGATATTGCCGGCACGCCGGGCTGCCGCTTAATTGGACCGAACGCCAGCCTCGACCTGGAAAAAGGGGTAATTGTGGCGAAACGCCACATACATATGACGCCGAGCGACGCTTACCGTATGCATGTGAAGGACAATGAAGAGGTATTTGTGATTACGCAGAGCTATGAGCGGGCGCTGATTTACGCCAACGTGGTGGTGCGTGTGCACCCGGATTATGTGCTTGCGATGCATGTGGACACGGACGAGGGCAACGCTTTCGACCACAGCGAGGAGCAGTACGGCGTGATTCTGAAGCTGTTTGACGGCAATGCCTACAGTCTGAGCGACTGGGCGGACGAGCTTCTGTCCGGCATCCAGAGGTAA
- a CDS encoding DUF7402 domain-containing protein, whose translation MEFCLKVYDKEGKIVCVRHGEDELSMVCAREYQEGDSFGLEISEKNVWVWLQWDDGLGKSLVYLTGNTNYVIPFGEKRISISPRAFHGDKHLLYVRKAEEYERTAYRNLACNVNDWHDSSNCYPHASANVETRNEAVFAARNAIDGVVVNDGHGEWPYGSWGINRRPDAALRLDFGRVIETDCIVLYTRADFPHDSWWTEATFTFSDGSTLIFPMEKSTAPHKLTFEKKQIEWVELSGLKKAEDASPFPALTQIEVYGSDR comes from the coding sequence ATGGAATTTTGTCTGAAGGTTTATGATAAAGAGGGAAAAATCGTCTGTGTCCGTCATGGAGAGGACGAGCTGAGTATGGTGTGCGCCAGAGAGTACCAGGAGGGAGACAGCTTCGGTCTGGAAATATCCGAAAAAAATGTATGGGTCTGGCTCCAGTGGGACGATGGTCTGGGAAAATCGCTGGTATATCTGACAGGCAACACAAATTATGTGATACCTTTCGGGGAGAAGCGCATCAGCATTTCGCCGAGGGCTTTTCACGGAGATAAGCATCTTCTGTATGTGAGGAAGGCGGAGGAATACGAGCGGACGGCGTACCGCAATCTCGCGTGCAATGTAAACGACTGGCACGACAGCAGCAACTGCTATCCGCACGCCTCTGCAAACGTGGAGACGAGAAACGAAGCCGTGTTTGCCGCCCGCAATGCGATTGACGGCGTGGTGGTAAACGACGGACACGGGGAATGGCCCTACGGTTCCTGGGGAATCAACCGCCGCCCCGATGCGGCGCTGCGGCTCGATTTCGGGCGCGTTATAGAGACGGATTGTATCGTGCTTTACACCAGGGCGGACTTCCCGCACGATAGCTGGTGGACGGAAGCGACTTTCACTTTCTCTGACGGAAGCACTCTCATCTTCCCGATGGAAAAAAGCACAGCTCCGCACAAACTTACGTTTGAGAAAAAGCAGATCGAGTGGGTGGAGCTGAGCGGTCTGAAAAAGGCGGAGGACGCCTCGCCCTTCCCGGCTCTGACGCAGATAGAAGTATATGGAAGTGACAGATAG
- a CDS encoding N-acetylmuramoyl-L-alanine amidase family protein: MKKRLKGLALVLALALAGTYTSCAQAMLTEEEQLAARQKKAEAEKVIDADKEAGADEAETEAAAADGQDGKAAETEAAAADGQDGMAAETGQEEETVESADGIQGTGDGPLIAIDPGHQGPGQDMSGVEPVGPGSDVMKARLATGTSGCVSGLDEYELDLEVSLKLRDELIKRGYRVIMTRETHDIDISNIERCDVANEAGADIFLRIHANGSEDGSVSGALTAAPSASNPYVSDIYESCIKLADDLINAYCETTGLYNRGIWITDDMTGINWSDMPVTILEMGFMTNPGDDAYMADAANQDIMVQGIANGVDVYFGR, encoded by the coding sequence ATGAAAAAGCGTTTGAAAGGACTGGCGCTGGTTCTGGCGCTGGCGCTTGCAGGCACATATACATCATGTGCGCAGGCAATGCTGACGGAGGAAGAACAGCTTGCCGCCCGGCAGAAGAAAGCAGAGGCGGAAAAGGTCATAGATGCCGATAAAGAGGCGGGGGCTGACGAAGCGGAGACCGAAGCGGCTGCAGCGGACGGGCAGGACGGGAAGGCTGCGGAAACCGAAGCAGCTGCAGCGGACGGGCAGGACGGGATGGCTGCGGAAACCGGGCAGGAAGAGGAGACCGTGGAATCGGCGGACGGCATCCAGGGTACCGGGGACGGACCTCTGATTGCAATCGACCCCGGTCATCAGGGACCGGGACAGGATATGTCCGGCGTGGAGCCGGTCGGACCGGGTTCTGACGTTATGAAAGCGCGGCTTGCCACCGGTACAAGCGGATGCGTTTCCGGTCTGGATGAATACGAGCTGGACCTTGAGGTTTCCCTGAAGCTGCGCGACGAGCTGATAAAAAGAGGTTACCGTGTCATTATGACGCGCGAGACGCATGATATTGACATCAGCAATATTGAGCGATGCGATGTGGCGAATGAGGCGGGAGCAGATATTTTTCTGCGCATTCATGCAAACGGCTCGGAGGATGGCAGCGTGTCGGGTGCTCTGACAGCGGCGCCGTCCGCGTCAAACCCGTATGTATCCGATATATATGAGAGCTGCATAAAGCTGGCGGATGATCTGATTAACGCTTATTGCGAGACGACCGGGCTTTATAACCGCGGCATCTGGATTACCGACGACATGACGGGAATCAACTGGAGCGATATGCCGGTGACGATTCTGGAAATGGGCTTTATGACCAATCCGGGTGACGACGCCTATATGGCAGACGCGGCAAACCAGGATATCATGGTGCAGGGGATAGCAAACGGCGTGGATGTGTATTTCGGGAGATAG
- a CDS encoding MarR family winged helix-turn-helix transcriptional regulator encodes MYSLQETICFKLMLIRDRVHEYAKPYFREIGITYGNYVTMLFLYENPGITQARLAELNHKDRNVIVQTIDKLEEKNYVKRVRAKHDRRAYTLYLTEQGEEVIRKYWNVVTDAEKNLSADISEEELTVFRSVIEKMCEEKEL; translated from the coding sequence ATGTATTCTTTGCAGGAAACGATTTGCTTTAAGCTTATGCTGATACGCGACAGGGTGCATGAATATGCAAAACCATATTTCCGGGAAATCGGAATCACTTATGGAAATTATGTGACGATGCTGTTTTTGTATGAAAATCCCGGAATTACGCAGGCAAGGCTTGCGGAGTTGAATCACAAGGACCGGAATGTCATTGTGCAGACGATTGATAAGCTTGAGGAAAAGAATTATGTAAAACGTGTGCGTGCAAAGCACGACAGGCGCGCCTATACCCTGTATCTGACAGAGCAGGGGGAGGAGGTTATCAGAAAATACTGGAATGTCGTGACGGATGCTGAAAAAAATTTATCCGCGGACATATCAGAGGAGGAGCTCACCGTTTTCAGGAGCGTCATTGAGAAAATGTGTGAAGAAAAGGAGCTGTAA
- a CDS encoding SH3 domain-containing protein — MADKRKISTILGICGATVLAAGGSIFLTNTGLSLLDQSQQAEGETEPGLGAQTGETETPITVEQFSKTADSFVVSSKTASAAGKDDEEEETTETEDNNAASEGGTSAAGSNGTAGQDDSTMYATGGVNVRSSAGVEGDILGTLQTGEGVTVTGNREGNWVEVSYNGQTGYVSQNYLQTGSGSSASGSTSGGSSDGSGGSSSNGSSSNGGSSNSGSSNSGSSNGNSSGSSNTPAVITWNVTAMSGTMYATGDVNVRSGAGTNNSRIGGLSAGSSVTVTGSTDNGWIQVSYDGQTGYVAGNYLSWNKPSSGGSSSGGSSNGSGGSSSGAWDDSYTYDLSSRYVSADEFDGWSASDLAIVRNEIFARHGRIFTTQKYKDYFSQKTWYEPTYDPSYFDANLDSFLNDYEWANLAVVQKLEDARS, encoded by the coding sequence ATGGCTGATAAGAGGAAAATATCAACGATTTTAGGAATCTGCGGCGCAACTGTGCTGGCAGCGGGCGGCAGTATTTTTCTGACAAATACAGGGCTTTCGCTGTTGGACCAGAGCCAGCAGGCAGAAGGAGAGACAGAACCGGGGCTTGGGGCACAGACAGGAGAAACCGAGACACCGATTACGGTCGAGCAGTTTTCAAAAACAGCAGATTCCTTTGTAGTATCATCTAAAACGGCGTCAGCGGCCGGAAAAGATGACGAAGAAGAGGAAACAACAGAGACAGAAGATAACAACGCTGCGTCAGAGGGCGGCACATCTGCAGCGGGCAGCAATGGCACCGCCGGGCAGGATGACAGCACGATGTACGCCACCGGCGGCGTGAATGTCAGAAGCAGCGCAGGCGTGGAGGGAGATATTCTCGGCACGCTTCAGACGGGCGAGGGTGTTACCGTTACCGGAAACCGCGAAGGCAACTGGGTGGAGGTAAGCTATAACGGGCAGACAGGGTACGTCAGCCAGAATTATCTGCAGACAGGCTCCGGCAGCAGCGCGTCCGGAAGCACATCGGGCGGCTCTTCAGACGGTTCCGGCGGCAGCTCATCGAATGGCAGCTCGTCGAACGGAGGCTCATCAAACAGCGGCTCGTCGAACAGCGGTTCATCAAACGGCAACTCGTCCGGCAGCAGCAATACGCCGGCTGTCATTACCTGGAATGTTACCGCCATGAGCGGCACCATGTATGCGACGGGCGATGTCAATGTGCGCAGCGGCGCGGGAACAAATAACAGCCGCATCGGTGGTCTGAGCGCCGGCTCTTCTGTCACCGTTACCGGTTCGACAGACAACGGCTGGATACAGGTAAGCTACGATGGACAGACCGGCTATGTGGCGGGCAATTATCTGTCCTGGAACAAGCCGTCATCCGGCGGCAGCTCATCGGGTGGCTCTTCAAACGGTTCCGGCGGCAGCTCTTCGGGCGCGTGGGACGACAGCTACACATACGATCTGAGCAGCCGTTACGTTTCCGCGGACGAGTTTGACGGATGGAGCGCGAGCGACCTTGCCATTGTGCGCAACGAGATTTTTGCGCGGCACGGACGTATCTTTACGACGCAGAAATATAAAGATTATTTTTCGCAGAAAACCTGGTATGAGCCGACTTACGACCCGTCCTACTTTGATGCGAATCTGGACAGCTTCCTGAACGATTACGAATGGGCGAACCTTGCGGTTGTTCAGAAACTGGAAGATGCGAGAAGCTAG